One segment of Proteus appendicitidis DNA contains the following:
- the amiC gene encoding N-acetylmuramoyl-L-alanine amidase AmiC, which translates to MSHSEHNQTRRRLVKGIGALLLLSVSPVGLAATASIVAVRVWPASTYTRVTIESSTPLKYRQFALSNPERIVVDLEGIQLNSVLKGVANQVQTSDPYLKLIRVGQNTPKTVRLVFEVKTPVQPQMFTLKPVAEFKNRLVLDFYPSHGADKEDDPLLALLREYNDGDLQQAVPAQTDTRKPGRAGRDRPIIIMIDPGHGGEDPGAIGKYKTREKDVVLQIARRLRTLIDKDAKMKAYMTRNEDVFIPLTVRVAKARKMQADLFVSIHADAFTNRAARGSSVFALSKTGATSNTARYLAQTQNESDLIGGVSKSGDRYVDHAMLDLVQTATINDSLKFGSEVLKLMGGINKLHKNKVDQAGFAVLKAPEIPSILVETAFISNIEEEKKLKTAKFQQQIAESIFKGIKAYFANGGELTLADRS; encoded by the coding sequence ATGAGTCATTCTGAGCACAATCAAACTCGTCGTCGTCTTGTTAAAGGAATTGGCGCGTTATTATTGTTAAGTGTTAGTCCTGTTGGTCTTGCTGCCACAGCATCGATTGTTGCTGTGAGGGTTTGGCCTGCCTCGACTTATACTCGCGTGACTATAGAATCCAGTACACCACTGAAATATCGTCAGTTTGCATTATCAAATCCTGAACGTATTGTGGTGGATTTAGAAGGTATTCAACTCAATAGCGTATTGAAAGGTGTCGCTAATCAAGTTCAGACTAGCGATCCGTATTTAAAACTTATTCGCGTTGGCCAAAATACACCTAAAACAGTACGACTGGTATTTGAAGTAAAAACGCCTGTACAACCCCAAATGTTTACGCTGAAACCGGTGGCTGAATTTAAAAACCGTTTGGTGTTAGATTTCTACCCAAGCCATGGTGCTGATAAGGAAGACGATCCTCTCTTAGCGCTATTGCGTGAATATAACGACGGTGATTTACAACAAGCCGTACCAGCGCAAACCGACACGCGTAAACCGGGTCGAGCGGGGCGAGATAGACCTATTATTATCATGATCGATCCAGGTCATGGCGGGGAAGATCCGGGCGCAATTGGTAAATATAAAACGCGTGAAAAAGATGTGGTTTTACAAATTGCTCGTCGCTTAAGAACGCTTATTGATAAAGACGCTAAAATGAAAGCGTATATGACACGTAATGAAGATGTCTTTATTCCATTGACAGTACGTGTTGCAAAAGCGCGGAAAATGCAGGCAGATTTATTTGTCTCTATCCATGCTGATGCGTTTACAAACCGCGCTGCGAGAGGTTCATCTGTTTTTGCATTATCAAAAACGGGCGCAACCAGTAATACGGCACGTTATCTTGCTCAAACACAAAATGAGTCTGACTTAATTGGTGGGGTAAGTAAAAGCGGCGATCGTTATGTTGATCACGCCATGTTAGATCTTGTGCAAACTGCGACAATTAATGACAGCCTGAAATTTGGTAGCGAAGTACTTAAGCTCATGGGTGGGATTAATAAACTGCATAAAAATAAAGTCGATCAGGCAGGTTTTGCGGTATTAAAAGCGCCAGAAATTCCATCAATACTGGTTGAAACGGCCTTTATCAGTAATATCGAAGAAGAGAAAAAGCTGAAAACAGCCAAGTTCCAGCAACAAATTGCTGAATCTATCTTTAAAGGGATCAAAGCTTATTTTGCCAATGGCGGTGAATTAACCTTAGCTGATCGTAGCTAA